The following proteins are co-located in the Deltaproteobacteria bacterium genome:
- the atpE gene encoding ATP synthase F0 subunit C: protein MVMGAGTLFTALGMGHGLNGAVNAVGRNPEAQGKILTTMMVGLAMIESLAIYALVIALVVIYANPLLTKYIG, encoded by the coding sequence ATGGTAATGGGAGCTGGTACGCTGTTCACGGCGCTGGGCATGGGGCACGGCTTGAATGGAGCGGTCAATGCGGTCGGTAGAAATCCGGAAGCACAGGGGAAAATCCTGACCACCATGATGGTGGGTCTGGCCATGATCGAATCACTGGCTATCTACGCCCTGGTTATTGCTCTGGTCGTAATCTACGCCAACCCGCTGCTGACGAAGTATATCGGCTAA
- the hemL gene encoding glutamate-1-semialdehyde 2,1-aminomutase, translating into MNAELFAEAKKVIPGGVNSPVRAFGSVDATPLFISSAKGARIYDSEGREFIDYVCSWGPAILGHCHPLVIEAIEAAARRGTTYGAPTESETIMAQMIVAAFPAIEMVRMVSSGTEAVMSAIRLARGYTGRDRIIKFDGCYHGHSDSLLVKAGSGVATLGIPGSPGVPRRLAELTLTVAFNDLAGLQDILAKEGKQIACIIVEPVAGNMGVVLPQEGFLPGLRELTKKYGILLIFDEVITGFRLTYGGFQNLAGIEPDLTCLGKIIGGGLPVGAFGGRREIMSQLAPMGPVYQAGTLSGNPLATAAGIATLKILREKKGEYDQLARLTASACAGMADLFAAKQIPVRINRIGSMFTIFFTGGEVNNYATAAQSDTKLFARYFRGMLAHGINLAPSQFEAAFVSFAHTEEDLAKTLAACRKTLKKI; encoded by the coding sequence ATGAACGCAGAATTATTCGCAGAGGCGAAAAAAGTGATCCCCGGCGGAGTCAACAGCCCCGTCCGGGCTTTTGGGTCGGTGGACGCCACGCCGCTTTTTATCAGCAGCGCCAAGGGCGCCCGGATATACGATAGTGAAGGACGGGAATTCATTGATTACGTTTGTTCCTGGGGACCGGCCATCCTGGGCCATTGCCATCCCTTGGTTATAGAGGCGATCGAGGCCGCCGCCCGACGCGGCACAACTTACGGCGCTCCGACAGAGTCGGAAACCATCATGGCCCAAATGATCGTCGCCGCCTTCCCCGCCATCGAGATGGTCCGGATGGTAAGTTCGGGAACGGAAGCCGTCATGAGCGCTATCCGTCTGGCGCGGGGATATACGGGCCGAGACAGAATAATCAAATTTGACGGCTGCTATCACGGTCATTCCGATTCGCTGCTCGTCAAGGCGGGCTCCGGTGTGGCTACCCTGGGCATCCCCGGCAGCCCGGGCGTGCCCAGACGGCTCGCGGAACTGACGCTGACCGTCGCCTTTAACGATTTAGCCGGTCTCCAGGACATCCTGGCCAAAGAGGGCAAGCAAATCGCCTGCATTATCGTGGAGCCCGTCGCCGGCAACATGGGGGTGGTTCTGCCGCAGGAAGGTTTTCTGCCCGGGCTCAGGGAACTGACGAAGAAATATGGCATCCTGCTCATTTTTGACGAGGTAATCACGGGTTTTCGTCTTACCTACGGCGGTTTTCAAAATCTGGCCGGCATAGAGCCGGACTTGACCTGTCTCGGAAAAATCATTGGCGGGGGGCTACCCGTGGGGGCTTTTGGCGGGAGAAGAGAAATCATGAGCCAGTTGGCGCCCATGGGCCCAGTCTATCAGGCCGGAACCCTCTCCGGGAACCCGCTGGCCACGGCGGCGGGGATCGCCACCTTGAAAATCTTGCGGGAGAAAAAGGGGGAGTATGACCAACTGGCGCGCTTGACGGCCTCCGCTTGTGCCGGAATGGCGGATCTTTTTGCGGCGAAACAGATCCCCGTGAGGATCAATCGCATCGGTTCCATGTTTACAATCTTCTTCACCGGTGGCGAGGTAAACAACTACGCGACAGCCGCCCAGAGCGACACCAAGCTTTTTGCCCGCTATTTTCGCGGGATGCTGGCGCACGGGATCAATCTGGCGCCATCCCAGTTTGAAGCGGCCTTTGTCTCGTTTGCCCACACGGAAGAGGACCTGGCAAAAACTCTGGCCGCCTGTCGGAAAACATTAAAAAAAATCTAA